The Amphiura filiformis chromosome 6, Afil_fr2py, whole genome shotgun sequence genome segment attttctggtgacctcgcttggatttagcaaacaatgaaccgtcagggttatagcgcgttatttaatctgattcaactcgtcgtggcacttatatttattgcacgtgtaatactttttgacgtcacgaaaagtattgtacatacaatattgtacgtacaatacggagtctgaagctagcctgatacgttcacgcggtacctctgcattgaaccatatcatgctgatcacttgcacctgtaagattagtatctttgaaaagaccagtattgtattcaatctatgattgcagacatacacaggtgattagttcaacctgcttgtagtgcagcgcgatatgttcaaaattgttttgacctattgctatggtagttaatccgattaattacataacttcgccagcgtataaagtGGCTtgatttgctcatgaatatttatgaggtgtaataataatataatgatattcCAATCTGAACTGATACACCATTATAgctattttactcaacttgaatGATTACTCCAAGTTTAACCTTACTTGTTGTCTTGTCCAGAAATGCTTGTGAGTGCAGTGTGGTCACATTTGTGGTCAAGCTCCAGTGGACGTTGGCTGTAGGGACGTCTGGTTTGTACACCTTACCAGCGTGGGTCACGGCACAATGAAACTTGTCATTGACATCAAATGATGCAATTGCAAGCTTAAATGACTTTCCTGTGTCGTTATTTGGCGCCTGTACTTTATAGATTACGCTTACCAAGTTTCCTTTATCGTTTGCAGCAGGGGTTGCATACTGGCCTTCGGAAGAGGAATAAGGGCTGTCTCCACCAGACTTGCCATTCTGCTGGACTTGAAGATACCATGGTCCGCAGCTTTTTGGACGATATCCCACTTGCATGGCATTAGCCATCACAGTACTGGATGGATGTACATTGATGACTTGGCAATGTGGCGCTGAGAGATAAAGACGAGGCATATATCTGTCAGCTGTGAACATATCTGTCATGGCAGAAAGAGCGTGGAATTTGTACCCTTCGAGAATGAAATCTTTGAGCTGCTTTTGGTAAATCTGACCAAATTCAGATTTCTCAATATCCAGGATTTGTTCAGAGCTGATTTGAGCAAAACGAACCAGAGGTGTGACTTTACGAAGGCACTGTGCGACCCCGAATCTATGCGCATCTTTCATCATCCATCGTTCTAGAGCTTTGTACAGCGTGTATTCATCACGGACAACTAGCTGAGATCCAGAAAGCAGGAAACACATTTGATCAACAGTCAACTTAAGCCATGCATCCGAATCAATTATACGCAAGAGATTTGACCGGATCACACTGTAGCAATGACTCACCAACTGATGAAGGTTATACGTTTCAGCAAACGACAACCACTCGAGGGCGCCCTTTATGTTGCCTTGCCCTATCTGCTCTGTCATATATCTCTCACACAGACTACGCAGCTGTCGGATGTTGTACTTGTCGGCTAATGTAAATATTGGCATTATTGTTGTCGTGGTAACCGTCACTTGTCCACTATATAAGCATTGAAGGAAATCACCGAACACAGCCTGGCATTCTGGTGTCTCCTCTAACTTAATTTCCCCACTCCGCGAATCTGACCATTGTGGACCCGTCAGCATTGTGCGGAAAACATCACTTGCAGATGCTAGGAAAAACTTGTGACAATAGAAGGTCGACTCTCCAACCTTGACTGTGACATCACTTAATTCAGGGTTGTTACAGTAGCGAGATAAGCCACCTACAAAGTCAAATACTGAACCAAGAGTGGTCCCATTACGTGTTTTGAAGCTTTCCATGTTGCACTCAGATTGGTATCAACTCAGGTTAAGTTTAATTGAGCTCTGTTGATTCTATCTGCTGAAGCctgaaaggaaacaaaaagaTCAAAATAGATGAGAAGATTGCATAACATATAACAAGAGTGTTTCTATAGCGCTGCCTTCTCATGGCTTGGCAAGTGATGACCAAAGCTCTTTACAATGACAATGATCCGAAGGAAGAAATAACATgtacaaaaatgatcaaaataatgtGAAAAAGAAGGAGCACAGTATATCaccttgatgtggggaaacaagtaaaacacaGACAAAATGCCAGAGGAAAAGAATCAGTAAATGTAGGCACAGAAATAGTAAGTCAAGTTTgatagcaaaaaaacaacaattccAAAGCCCACAGAAGTGTAAACCTACAAAAATGGACTgtcacaatatttttgtcaaaataatgtGTCAAATGTGTCTGTGTATTCCAGTTTAGGAGCTAGATTTGAAAAGGCTTTATCACCATATTTTGTGAACATCGTGTTACAAACAAGGTATgctgggtatgctgaattcaaatatctTGTCCGCCAAACAATATTAGAACCCTGTGACcctaaaaaatgaaatgaaaatgagaaaaactaaaaatgctccaaattcactatacaacatgtcaaattattcatctgggtctaaggatcacaaaaatgtaacatttgcatGTACCGGTATGACAAATAATtaattaccaagttatgaggctcagCAGGTAAAAGGTCAATACAGGGGTAGAtaattaaagttgctctgattttcgtaaaaatggatgcaacCTGTTCCtgaagttcaagggattcaggaaaagaatagtttttactatctgtgatgtcaagttcagaagatagatgataaataaatacaaattccattgaattCTATTGAATCCTACATatttttgactctttgctgtgtaacatgctaactatacatcacagatagtgcaaactattctttttctgaaacctcttaaCTGGGCGAATAATTTGCTAcaacttttacgaaaatttgAGCATGTTGACTTTTGACCTATACACAATAAGTAAATCGACCTGTGAacttttgtgccccataacttcttaatGATAGGTCAGACACACACAAACAGGACATTTGTGGTATCCATTTAACGACAGGTCGGACACACACAAACAGTACATTTGTGGGATCCATGGGGCCAGCCCGGGGGGGCCAgacgcataatttgacatgtttgaaagagttattggaataaaattaatttttgcccccccccccactattcAATCCTttggggtctttttgagggtcacagTCTCATAATATTGCTTGGCAGGCAatagattcgagttcagcatacccaaaaataagctggttgccaacttttatgcaaacttgccgctaggaacacaattttttaaaaacagaacCAGTCTAATAATTACTGTTTCAATTTAAACTATTAGAATTCAACTGTTTGTATAAGCTTGTATACACATGCATATAAGTGCAATTTGTCCATACGCTAGTGATGTAACCGcgtaaatgcactgattcaaatctgccactgcaaaatccaacatggcattactctcaacttgagataagACAACCTATAGAACTACAACTATTTATAATTTGAAAGTGACACGAATAGTGGACCAAGTTGCCAAAATCATATAGGCCTGGTAAATATGTAACCGGCCCTCTGAGTGATTAAGTGAGCACAAAAGCACACTCTGTCATCTGTTAGATAGATGCAcacgcaccccacacacacatacccccccacccccacacccttTCCCGACTTGCGTATGGAGCGGGGACACTCACGTACATTGtgtgtttttaatcgacacactgGGGACAAAATGGccgatttcaaaaatattttttgatggaATAATTGACCATTTGGGGTCATGACCCCACACCTGTGTAGTGTCCCCggtttttttattgcattttaaagctttttagccATAGGGGATGCAGGTGGTATAGTCTCTACAACCGGGGCGCCCCGGTTGGCAGATGTCCCCTGGTGTGATTAAACACACGAAAATGTCCCCGGAAGTGAGCATTTTCAggcgcacacacacccccacccccattgacacacacacacacacaatactcaaacaaacaaataaataaaaaaacaattgaaaGTTGAATAAAAGAACCCGCAGCACCTACCTTTAATATTCATCAAATTCCAATAATCAGTTCTTTATTAAATCTTGAGCTATCAAACCATAGGCAATAACATAGCACATCAAACTGCAAAATAAAGCAAAGCAATATAACAATAAACTGGTATTACTCACAAGAGTCTCAATCTTAATGAAAGTGACACAAACAATGGACCAAGTTGCCGAAATCATATTCTGGTAAAAATGGTAGTACACTAGccatagtaatcatggtaattaagTGAGTACAAAAGCACAATCCATTATCTGTTTGATGATACACCCCCAAACACTGGCACACACCatgacacacaaacaaacaaacaaacaagcatgtACCTACCTCTTATATTTGCTGAATTCCAATGATCAGAACTTAATCGTGTGCTACCGGATCATAGGCAATAACTGTTACACATCAAACTgcaaaataaagcaaaacaacaTACATATTTGATTAGTGAACTGGTATTACTCATAATAGTCTCAACCTTAATGCACAATTCTATAATCTAACACTACACAAATATACTCCCAATTCACTCTAAAGGCTTCTGGGAATGAGATACACTAGCTGTAATCAAATGCAGTCAAAATGAAATCACAATCCTGTGTACAATTTAATGCAATTTTGCCTTTGGGTATTGTGCTATTGCTATAGACTTACATGATAGGCATTTGCCTGAGTCAGTCAATGATCTACTGGCTATATACCAGTGCCTTCTGGACTTCTGACACATCATTACCACAAAAATTCAC includes the following:
- the LOC140154962 gene encoding BTB/POZ domain-containing protein 17-like; this encodes MESFKTRNGTTLGSVFDFVGGLSRYCNNPELSDVTVKVGESTFYCHKFFLASASDVFRTMLTGPQWSDSRSGEIKLEETPECQAVFGDFLQCLYSGQVTVTTTTIMPIFTLADKYNIRQLRSLCERYMTEQIGQGNIKGALEWLSFAETYNLHQLVSHCYSVIRSNLLRIIDSDAWLKLTVDQMCFLLSGSQLVVRDEYTLYKALERWMMKDAHRFGVAQCLRKVTPLVRFAQISSEQILDIEKSEFGQIYQKQLKDFILEGYKFHALSAMTDMFTADRYMPRLYLSAPHCQVINVHPSSTVMANAMQVGYRPKSCGPWYLQVQQNGKSGGDSPYSSSEGQYATPAANDKGNLVSVIYKVQAPNNDTGKSFKLAIASFDVNDKFHCAVTHAGKVYKPDVPTANVHWSLTTNVTTLHSQAFLDKTTSKVKLGVIIQVE